From a single Constrictibacter sp. MBR-5 genomic region:
- a CDS encoding DUF6362 family protein → MSDQDWTAEAVADHFAEAFRTLRKLPPVRVQGYFNRWPEIVRSSREIAAMEPQPMRIWPSTAAIARLEQTFDWVHWIDVDERKVVWSRAARVPWKLISYELGCDRTTAWRRWQLALTKIAARLNAQ, encoded by the coding sequence ATGTCTGACCAGGACTGGACCGCCGAGGCCGTCGCCGACCACTTCGCGGAGGCGTTCCGCACGCTGCGCAAGCTGCCCCCGGTCAGGGTGCAGGGGTACTTCAACCGCTGGCCGGAGATCGTGCGCAGCAGCCGGGAGATCGCCGCCATGGAGCCCCAGCCGATGCGGATCTGGCCTTCGACGGCGGCCATCGCCCGGCTCGAACAGACGTTCGACTGGGTGCACTGGATCGACGTCGACGAGCGCAAGGTCGTCTGGTCGCGCGCCGCGCGCGTGCCATGGAAGCTGATCAGCTATGAGCTCGGCTGCGACCGCACGACCGCCTGGCGGCGCTGGCAGCTGGCGCTCACCAAGATCGCGGCACGGCTGAATGCCCAGTGA
- a CDS encoding isocitrate lyase/PEP mutase family protein: MNAQQHRRTLRAALDTGDTLVAPGAYDAVSAKLIERAGFPVAYIGSYATAASELGLPDVGILTRDDLVRRAATVAAAVGVPVIADAENGFANAANIWRTVEAFERAGVAGIHIEDQEFGKHADVPQVLAPLDTMLQKIRAAVDARQDPNFLIIARTDAVLAQKDVGEAVRRMQAFVEAGADMVFPAGMLPSDLKAVRSQIPGRVVVTDKRGFSVADEKAAGANLVLYYGFTLFAAYQAVEAALAAFRQTADADEGPRVRDQAPAFEKFIGYDAFVARARKYGLA, encoded by the coding sequence ATGAACGCGCAACAGCACCGCCGCACGCTTCGAGCCGCGCTCGATACCGGCGATACCCTTGTCGCCCCCGGCGCCTATGACGCCGTCAGCGCCAAGCTGATCGAGCGGGCGGGCTTCCCCGTCGCCTACATCGGCAGCTACGCCACCGCAGCCAGCGAACTCGGCCTTCCGGACGTGGGCATTCTGACGCGTGACGATCTGGTCCGGAGGGCTGCGACTGTGGCGGCGGCGGTCGGTGTTCCGGTGATTGCGGACGCCGAGAACGGCTTTGCGAACGCTGCGAATATCTGGCGGACGGTCGAGGCGTTCGAGCGCGCCGGTGTTGCAGGTATCCACATCGAGGACCAGGAATTCGGGAAGCATGCCGACGTGCCGCAGGTCCTCGCCCCGCTGGACACGATGCTTCAGAAGATCCGCGCAGCCGTGGACGCCCGCCAGGATCCGAACTTCCTCATCATCGCACGGACGGATGCCGTTCTGGCGCAGAAGGACGTCGGCGAGGCCGTGCGGCGGATGCAGGCCTTTGTCGAGGCAGGTGCGGATATGGTCTTTCCCGCCGGGATGCTGCCCAGCGACCTGAAGGCCGTACGTAGCCAGATCCCGGGCAGGGTAGTCGTCACCGATAAGCGCGGCTTCAGTGTTGCCGACGAGAAGGCTGCGGGTGCGAACCTGGTACTTTACTACGGCTTCACTCTCTTCGCCGCCTATCAGGCCGTGGAAGCGGCGCTCGCCGCCTTCCGGCAGACCGCGGATGCCGATGAGGGGCCGCGTGTTCGCGATCAGGCGCCGGCCTTCGAGAAGTTCATCGGCTACGACGCCTTTGTGGCGCGCGCGCGGAAGTACGGCCTTGCTTGA
- a CDS encoding MucR family transcriptional regulator yields the protein MQLLMANLSAAVMVADFDRVEVFMSDDAVTDKLTETKLAELTAQIVSAFVANNSLPTADLPTLIKGVSSSFVREQAAPEPEQITPAVPVRKSVAPDHLVCLVCGKHQKTLKRHIATSHGMTPDQYRTTFGLSSDYPMVAADYAQARSDMAKRIGLGQKGRASKAAAAAPSKPARRGRPPKQAMAAE from the coding sequence TTGCAGCTGCTCATGGCTAACCTATCTGCGGCAGTGATGGTTGCTGATTTTGATCGAGTGGAAGTCTTTATGTCCGATGACGCCGTTACCGACAAATTGACCGAGACCAAGCTGGCGGAGCTGACCGCGCAGATCGTGTCCGCCTTCGTTGCCAACAACTCCCTGCCCACTGCCGACCTGCCGACCCTCATCAAGGGTGTGTCGTCCTCGTTCGTGCGCGAGCAGGCGGCGCCGGAGCCAGAGCAGATCACGCCGGCGGTCCCGGTGCGCAAGTCGGTGGCCCCCGACCATCTCGTCTGCCTCGTGTGCGGCAAGCACCAGAAGACGCTGAAGCGGCACATCGCGACGTCGCATGGGATGACGCCGGATCAGTACCGCACGACGTTCGGGCTGAGTTCCGATTACCCGATGGTCGCAGCGGACTATGCCCAGGCGCGCTCCGACATGGCCAAGCGCATCGGGCTCGGCCAGAAGGGCCGGGCCAGCAAGGCGGCGGCTGCTGCTCCGTCTAAGCCTGCGCGCCGCGGGCGCCCGCCGAAGCAGGCGATGGCCGCGGAGTAG
- a CDS encoding DUF3489 domain-containing protein — translation MSNLTDTQRLVLAAAAQRADRSLQPLPASLKGGAALKVVNALVTRGLAEKADDGERISQQGLAAIGIEVEQPEAPSSDDAPKAKPPRTGTKQALLINMLRRDEGATIEEVVAATGWQSHTVRGAIAGALKRKLQLDVTSEKVEGRGRVYRIV, via the coding sequence ATGAGCAACCTCACCGATACCCAGCGCCTCGTCCTCGCTGCCGCCGCACAGCGCGCCGACCGTTCGCTCCAGCCGCTCCCGGCGAGCCTGAAGGGCGGTGCGGCGCTCAAGGTGGTCAACGCCCTCGTGACGCGGGGACTGGCCGAGAAGGCCGACGATGGCGAGCGCATCAGCCAGCAGGGGCTGGCAGCCATCGGTATCGAGGTCGAGCAACCCGAGGCACCTTCCTCGGATGATGCGCCGAAAGCGAAGCCGCCCCGCACTGGTACGAAGCAGGCGCTGCTGATTAACATGCTGCGCCGGGACGAGGGCGCCACCATCGAGGAGGTGGTCGCGGCGACCGGCTGGCAGAGCCACACGGTGCGGGGCGCGATTGCCGGGGCGCTGAAGAGGAAGCTGCAGCTCGACGTCACCTCTGAGAAGGTCGAGGGCCGCGGGCGGGTCTACCGGATCGTGTAG
- a CDS encoding LysE family transporter, whose amino-acid sequence MNPKTAAFFLAFVPQFVEPAKGDVALQFMVLGLVSVTLNALADIVVAFAAGRVREGAASRPGVIRRLREASGGLMIALGVGLAVRHRRTDAARHRSSYWAGLIK is encoded by the coding sequence ATGAACCCGAAGACTGCGGCATTCTTCCTCGCCTTCGTCCCCCAATTCGTCGAACCGGCTAAGGGCGACGTCGCGCTCCAGTTCATGGTGCTGGGCTTGGTGTCAGTCACGCTCAACGCCCTCGCCGACATAGTGGTCGCATTCGCAGCGGGACGTGTTCGCGAAGGGGCCGCATCGCGCCCGGGAGTGATTCGACGACTGCGGGAAGCCTCCGGCGGCCTGATGATCGCGCTGGGTGTCGGATTGGCGGTGCGCCATCGCCGGACCGACGCAGCCAGACATCGATCATCTTATTGGGCAGGCCTGATAAAGTAA
- a CDS encoding penicillin acylase family protein — MALLAVRAGIGTVLAGRRPRLDVETRLDALVRHDLPLKARVEIRWNHHHVPFIEAGDDRDLAVGLGAVHAHLRLVQMEFMRRAARGRLAEVLGPATVGLDGMLRTLGLGRAAPPAVAALPAETHEWLAGFADGINAQISAMRVRPEEFRVLGMRAEPWSMEDLVAVGRLAATDFSWRVWHRLLRLRRREDWPQIWQRLMREGFVPSFSGAGSGEGGPGAPLLAGLGRGGSNSFAIAAGRSATGAALIASDPHLPIALPNLWLIAGMKSPGYHAVGLMIPGVPVVALGRNPWIGWGGTSLHAASSDLIDVTGLPDDAIAERRERIRVRWGKAREITVRETPYGPIISDVSMLDMPAGRRLALRWIGHRPNDEITAMLRLARARDWDGFMDAIDGFAVPAQNMIYADREGRVGQAMAAHLPRRPQGAPTDLVVGMDVDAHWRDLATAKHLPSTVDPAAGFVASANDRPDAAAMPVGFFFSPDERVDRLRSILGAADHLTVEDLQALQRDVSMPSSLPLRDALLRAVGPPGMADADVRRLCAALRDWDGRHTAESAGALAFEVLIHHFLKALHGERDFAIYSATWDALTLLGQDLATLPADRLSAAAREAARRAARVTKRHRNWGDIHRLRLSHGLSILPGSGRRYRFADLAVGGGNETVMKTAYGLAAGRHAVRLGANARHVSDLSDLDANRFVLLGGQDGWLGSTTFLDQLPLWRNGDYIAVPMRPETVRRDFRRLTVLSPKDPAETARTRPARS, encoded by the coding sequence ATGGCCTTACTCGCCGTACGCGCCGGGATCGGGACGGTCCTTGCCGGCCGCAGGCCCCGCCTCGACGTCGAGACGCGGCTGGACGCGCTGGTGCGGCACGACCTCCCCTTGAAGGCTCGGGTGGAGATCCGCTGGAACCATCATCACGTGCCCTTCATCGAGGCGGGCGACGATCGGGATCTCGCCGTGGGGCTCGGCGCGGTGCATGCGCATCTTCGCCTCGTCCAGATGGAGTTCATGCGACGCGCGGCACGGGGGCGGCTGGCCGAGGTCCTCGGACCGGCGACGGTCGGGCTGGACGGCATGCTCCGGACGCTGGGGCTGGGCCGCGCAGCGCCGCCCGCGGTCGCGGCCTTGCCGGCCGAGACGCACGAATGGCTCGCGGGGTTCGCCGACGGCATCAACGCCCAGATCAGCGCCATGCGCGTTCGGCCGGAGGAATTCCGCGTTCTCGGAATGCGCGCCGAACCGTGGAGCATGGAGGATCTGGTGGCGGTCGGGCGGCTCGCTGCGACCGACTTCAGCTGGCGGGTCTGGCACCGCCTCCTGCGGCTGCGCCGGCGCGAGGACTGGCCTCAGATCTGGCAGCGCCTGATGCGGGAGGGCTTCGTACCGAGTTTTTCCGGCGCGGGCTCGGGCGAAGGCGGACCCGGCGCACCGCTCCTGGCCGGGCTGGGCCGCGGCGGAAGCAACTCGTTCGCGATCGCCGCCGGTCGAAGCGCCACCGGCGCCGCGCTGATCGCCAGCGACCCGCATCTTCCCATCGCCCTGCCGAACCTCTGGCTGATCGCCGGCATGAAGTCGCCCGGATATCACGCGGTCGGACTGATGATTCCCGGGGTGCCGGTGGTCGCCCTGGGCCGCAATCCCTGGATCGGATGGGGCGGAACGAGCCTGCACGCCGCCAGCAGCGACCTGATCGACGTGACCGGCCTCCCCGACGACGCGATCGCGGAGCGCCGGGAGCGGATCCGCGTCCGATGGGGCAAGGCCCGCGAGATCACCGTCCGCGAAACGCCCTACGGGCCGATCATATCCGACGTGTCCATGCTCGACATGCCCGCCGGCCGCAGGCTCGCCCTGCGCTGGATCGGGCACCGGCCGAACGACGAGATCACGGCGATGCTCCGGCTCGCCCGCGCGCGCGACTGGGACGGGTTCATGGACGCGATCGACGGCTTCGCGGTCCCCGCCCAGAACATGATCTACGCCGACCGCGAGGGTCGCGTCGGACAGGCGATGGCGGCGCACCTGCCCCGCCGCCCGCAGGGCGCGCCGACGGACTTGGTCGTCGGCATGGATGTCGATGCGCACTGGCGCGACCTGGCGACCGCCAAGCATCTGCCGTCGACGGTCGATCCCGCAGCCGGTTTCGTCGCCTCGGCGAACGACCGTCCCGACGCCGCGGCGATGCCGGTCGGCTTCTTCTTTTCGCCGGACGAGCGGGTCGATCGCCTGCGCTCGATCCTAGGCGCCGCCGACCACCTGACGGTCGAGGATCTGCAGGCGCTGCAGCGGGACGTCTCGATGCCGTCGTCCCTGCCGCTGCGCGACGCGCTGCTGCGGGCCGTCGGGCCGCCCGGTATGGCGGATGCCGACGTCCGGCGGCTCTGTGCGGCGCTGCGGGACTGGGACGGTCGTCACACGGCGGAATCGGCCGGCGCCCTCGCCTTCGAGGTGCTGATCCATCACTTCCTGAAAGCGCTGCACGGCGAGAGAGACTTCGCGATCTACAGCGCCACCTGGGACGCTCTGACCCTGCTCGGCCAGGACCTCGCGACGCTGCCGGCAGACAGGCTGTCGGCCGCCGCGAGGGAGGCGGCGCGTCGGGCGGCGCGGGTCACGAAGCGCCACCGGAACTGGGGCGACATCCACCGGCTGCGGCTGTCGCACGGCCTTTCGATCCTGCCCGGGAGCGGTCGTCGCTACCGCTTCGCCGATCTGGCCGTCGGCGGCGGCAACGAGACGGTGATGAAGACCGCCTACGGGCTCGCGGCGGGCCGGCACGCCGTGCGGCTCGGCGCCAACGCCCGGCACGTTTCGGACCTCTCCGACCTCGACGCCAACCGTTTCGTACTGCTCGGCGGCCAGGACGGCTGGCTCGGCAGCACGACCTTCCTCGATCAGCTGCCCCTCTGGCGTAACGGCGACTATATCGCGGTGCCGATGCGGCCGGAGACGGTGCGCCGCGACTTCCGACGCCTGACGGTTCTCAGCCCGAAGGACCCCGCAGAAACCGCGCGGACACGGCCGGCGCGCTCATGA